In Suncus etruscus isolate mSunEtr1 chromosome 2, mSunEtr1.pri.cur, whole genome shotgun sequence, the genomic stretch tgagatatagTTACAATGAGTTCTAAACAAGTCACCAATGTTTTacttgttttctgggccacacctggtgctgttcaggggttactcttggctcttcactcaggaatcactcctggcaggcttgggggaacatctgAGGGTTGAACCTGatttttctgagtgaaaagcaaacaccacccccactatactattgcttagATCCCAGGTCACCAATTTTAATTAGAGGTAAGACAATTAATAAAATTTCCTTAGAAAAATGAATGGGAAGTGTAATGACAACAGCAACATAAATCTTGGAAAAAGAGCATGATAGATACTATTTGCAGAGGTACAGACAAATGGGCAGTGGtgttggggatgtggctcagtggtagtgcACCACCTCCCTTGCAtatatgtatgaggccctgggttccattcctagcaGCAAATGGCCCCTCTCCTATATCCATTATCTTTTGGTCCCAAAGACACAATGGTTAGAGGGACTAGCACCTGGTATCCTATAGCTGCTGGGAGTTCTGAAGAACCAGACAGACGTTTGATACATTATAGAAGAAATTTCTCAGACTGGAAACTCTTTTTGCTATTTACTGAATTTCAAATATGGTTTTGAAGTGATTCTCAAATTCTTTTTCCAGTTGATATGCCAGATTGACGATGCTTTcattctggaaataaaaaaatgatgataGTCATGATTGTCTTTGGATAATATGGAGTTTTAAGTTTAATCATTCCAAATATTTAGTGAGAATAAATTCAGCTAATATTTAGCTCATATTCCATGATTacttgatcatttatttttatttgggagacAGAGAAGTCCTGTCAATAGTCTAAATTTTCATCAGAAGAATATTATTTCTTGAATTTATTATCCaacttatttattggtttttggtccacacagtggtgctcaggggtttctcctatctctgcactcagtagtcattcctggcaagtttgggggaccatatggaacgctggggactGAATCTGTTTGGGCCATGTGCACAGCAAGCACCtcacacactgtgctatctctccagccgcctaatatctaatttttaaagttttagttATTTCCTTTGTGAGcaagcaaatatttaaaatgatgcaATAGCACAGAAATGGCTAaggcaaataaaatatatctttatcctTCCTTGTCACCCTTAAGGGAATCTTTGTTAACTTTTGGATATAGAATTCAGAAATTCATATCTAAGGAGATTGATTTCCAAGATTCTGAAACCTGAGAAATCTGATCTAGTTCTAGTTGCCTTTAAAAtggcagggctggaaagataacagaGGGGTcaagatttttgccttgcactctgacAACCTGGTTTTATATCAGGCATAGCATATGGTCGATCAGTGATCCAGTACACAGTCTGGATTAGCCTCTTGAGCACTGTGGACTGTGGCTCCCAAATGAAACTAAATTAGATATCTACTTCCTTGCAAGGCAGGGGTACCCCACAAAGAAAACCTCTATGTAGAGAGGGCCAACATTTAGATGAGGGTAAACACAGGCAATGGCTCTTATGATTGGTTGTTTCCACTTTATAGTTCTGAATCCTCCCAAAACTTTCACCCACTGGATTTGCCATCTAATGAGTGATTGGCAACTTTGACCTTATCCAAGATGATGGCAAGGTGAGTGAATTAGTAGTAAAAGGGCAGCAGGGGGTGCCATGTGaatgaagaaacagaacaaaGAATAAAGGGCAGGGTGGAGGGCACCACTTACCTTGTACATTATCTTGTGATTCTCAATAACGAGGCGAATGTCCGCCACAAACTGTCCCACGTTCAAGTACTCTCTCCCAATAAGATTCCTCTTGATCTTGTTTAACCACATGGGTTTCTTCAAGACCTCACACATCTGATCTCTACTCTATAAAAAAGGCGTGAAAGGACAGGCTGTTAGCAAAGTGACAAACTCCAAATTGGTCTTCCACAGTCTTCTGATCACCCTCCCTCACTAACTGGGTCCTCTGTTGAAATTCTCAGGCCCCCTAAGTGTTGGCATTAGGAGGTGCGCCCGGGATTGCTTTGCTCCTTTTGGATGTGGCAGTCTGCAAAATGTGAGAGAGCAAGCCTTTTGTAGTAAGCTCTTCTTGCAACCCAGACAGCAAAGAGCTGGCTAAGTTAAGATACCCACGAACAAGCAAAGAGAAAGGCCATTTGGATCCCCTGCACTTGCATCACAAATCCGACAGATACCCAGTTCAGGCTTTGTTGTTATTACTTACATAATAAGGTTCTCGGATGAAAAAGGAGCTTTTGGGAAAACTAAATATCTTCAAAAGGAGGAACTTGCATTTCTGCAAAAGAGATTCTGAGTCAGAAGGAATCCAGAGAAAATGAGATCTTAGAGACAGAAAGCATGGCTTCCCAACCTATACACTCTagggggaaaaacaaaaaacaaacggtttggttttatttgtaatAAGGATTTTGCTTTGAGGGTGTGGTATCCTAGCACAGTGAGAAATAGCTCTGTATCTGGGAACCACTCCTCACTTTCTCCAGGCCCCAGTCCCAGCTACTTCTTTCCTGTAAATAGAGAACGAGTCTTCAGGCTGATGTTTTAACTCACCATTTTGTTCACATAATTCATCGGACTTATCAGAACTTCTGATTCCTGATGACACTTATCTGGGGAGAGATTTTCCTGGATCCcctttatacagcagaagaggcAATACCATGGGTCCCTGAGAAGTCAGACAAACAGTGGGTAAAGGGGGGATTTTCTGGGCGTCACCCTGAGACTCTGCTCAGAGAGACTTATTTTTTAGGTTCAAAATATAATCTATCCATAAGCAGTGGTAGCTAGGTTGACAGCCTGGGGAATAAACATTCATTCATCTCAAATCTTGGGTTCCCAGCCAAACCACAGTGGCCTAGACCATGAGTCTTAGTCTGCGAGAGTCAAGCACTGAAAATTAGTACCTGAAGTACTAGGGTGTGGGGCCTTGATGAGCCTTCAGACTAGAGTTCAAGTCAGGAAACCAGCTCTCATTTCTGCACTATGCTGAATAAGTATGGGAAGAAGCTACAGGCATCTTCCTTACTGTCATTGCCACTGGGGTGATACCCAGAGAAGGGGCTGTGGAAATGCTTGAGAAGGAAATTGGCCAGATGCCTTCCACATGGGCTCTTCTCCACTTTCATCACCCTGATTCTATGCTGGGAAACCAGCTGATACCAGTATCCAAACTAGAGAGGCCATTCATTTCACCTTAGTC encodes the following:
- the LOC126002098 gene encoding nuclear body protein SP140-like protein, whose translation is MSFQDALYDPCPENSNICVVCGNSGTLFCCDSCPRSFHEKCHIHPINRKRDPWYCLFCCIKGIQENLSPDKCHQESEVLISPMNYVNKMKCKFLLLKIFSFPKSSFFIREPYYSRDQMCEVLKKPMWLNKIKRNLIGREYLNVGQFVADIRLVIENHKIMYKNESIVNLAYQLEKEFENHFKTIFEIQ